A stretch of Roseibium porphyridii DNA encodes these proteins:
- the xylA gene encoding xylose isomerase: protein MSTGFFGDLQPIQYAGPSSRDPLTYRHYNKDEIVLGKRMEDHLRLAVCYWHNFCWPGSDPFGGETFMRSWMAAGGDPMDQARLKADVAFEMFQILGMPFFTFHDRDIAPEGKTLAESNANVNAIADIFEKKMADTGIGLLWGTANMFSNRRFMSGAATNPDPDVFAYAAAQVKNAMDVTQRLNGANYVLWGGREGYETLLNTNIKQELDQLGRFLNMVVEYKHKIGFKGAILIEPKPQEPSKHQYDYDVATVYGFLKAYGLENEVKMNIEQGHAILAGHSFEHELHMARSLGIFGSVDMNRNDYQCGWDTDHFGMNVPELALAYYEILLAGGFTSGGTNFDAKLRRQSLDPVDLIQAHVGSADAIARGLKAAAEMIEDGRMKGFVDDRYAGWQKPENAEILKGGSSLETLAERVHTSDLEPQPKSGKQEYLESLANLFV from the coding sequence ATGAGCACTGGGTTTTTTGGCGATTTGCAGCCGATTCAATATGCCGGTCCGTCGAGCCGCGATCCGCTGACATACCGCCATTACAACAAGGACGAAATTGTTCTGGGCAAGCGCATGGAAGACCATTTGCGCCTCGCGGTTTGCTACTGGCACAATTTCTGTTGGCCCGGGTCCGATCCATTCGGCGGCGAAACCTTCATGAGATCCTGGATGGCTGCCGGCGGCGACCCGATGGATCAGGCCCGGCTGAAGGCTGATGTTGCGTTTGAGATGTTCCAGATCCTGGGCATGCCGTTCTTCACATTCCATGACCGGGATATCGCTCCTGAAGGCAAGACGCTCGCCGAGAGCAATGCCAACGTAAACGCGATTGCCGATATCTTTGAAAAGAAAATGGCCGATACCGGCATCGGCCTGTTGTGGGGAACGGCGAACATGTTCTCCAACCGCAGGTTCATGAGCGGCGCTGCCACGAACCCGGACCCGGATGTCTTCGCTTACGCGGCGGCGCAGGTGAAGAACGCCATGGACGTAACCCAACGCCTCAACGGTGCCAACTATGTCCTTTGGGGTGGGCGCGAGGGCTATGAAACCCTGCTCAACACCAACATCAAGCAAGAGCTTGATCAGCTCGGCCGGTTCCTCAACATGGTGGTCGAGTACAAACACAAGATCGGCTTCAAAGGCGCTATCCTGATTGAACCAAAACCTCAGGAACCGTCCAAACACCAGTACGACTATGATGTCGCGACCGTCTATGGCTTCCTGAAGGCCTATGGGCTGGAAAACGAAGTCAAGATGAACATCGAACAGGGCCATGCGATTCTGGCCGGTCATTCCTTCGAACACGAACTGCATATGGCGCGTTCTCTCGGCATTTTCGGATCCGTGGATATGAACCGGAACGATTATCAGTGTGGCTGGGACACCGATCATTTCGGCATGAACGTTCCTGAGCTGGCACTGGCCTATTATGAAATCCTGTTGGCCGGCGGGTTTACCAGCGGCGGTACGAATTTCGATGCCAAACTGCGACGTCAGTCGCTTGATCCGGTTGATTTGATCCAGGCGCATGTCGGCTCTGCAGACGCAATTGCGCGTGGCTTGAAGGCGGCAGCCGAAATGATCGAGGACGGCCGGATGAAAGGCTTCGTCGATGACCGCTATGCCGGTTGGCAAAAGCCGGAAAACGCCGAAATACTTAAGGGCGGTTCTTCTCTTGAAACTCTGGCTGAAAGGGTGCACACCAGCGATCTGGAACCTCAGCCGAAATCCGGCAAGCAGGAATATCTGGAAAGCCTCGCCAATCTGTTTGTCTAA
- the xylB gene encoding xylulokinase: MYIGLDIGTSSVKAILLDEDQSLVASATSDLTVGRPHPGWSEQDPDSWWTACENVLDALKAEAPGALAAVKGIGLSGHMHGATLLDDAGKPLRPCILWNDGRSSKQCAELQDAEPKFLSLGGNLVMPGFTAPKLQWVRENEPEIFARTAKVLLPKDYVRFRLTGEYAGDMSDSAGTLWLDVAKRDWSDDLLAATGLTRAHMPRLVEGSSPSGVLKPDLCARWGIEKAPVVAGGGGDNAASACGVGAVEPGSAFVSLGTSGVLFVTNDRFSPNVAGAVHAFCHAVPDTWHQMGVILSATDSLNWLAGVLKKTPAALTGELSKVSAPSAVSFLPYLGGERTPHNDVDIRAGFFGISHDTGDAELTHAVLDGVAFALKDCLEALSVAGTRVDRLLAVGGGSRSDTWLEIIASLLNVTVDVPVDGDFGGSLGAARLGQAAALGTTEGIFSKPSIKASIEPRPALTESYAEAYGRWRKLYPALKQSGF, encoded by the coding sequence ATGTATATCGGTCTCGATATCGGCACAAGCTCGGTCAAAGCCATTCTTCTTGATGAGGACCAGTCTCTGGTTGCCTCGGCAACGTCGGACCTGACCGTTGGGCGTCCGCATCCCGGTTGGTCGGAGCAGGACCCGGACAGCTGGTGGACAGCGTGTGAAAACGTTCTTGATGCTTTGAAGGCTGAAGCTCCAGGGGCGCTGGCTGCAGTGAAGGGCATCGGCCTTTCCGGTCATATGCACGGGGCAACTTTGCTGGATGACGCCGGCAAACCGCTCAGGCCCTGCATCCTCTGGAACGATGGCCGTTCAAGCAAGCAGTGTGCAGAACTGCAGGACGCTGAGCCGAAATTTTTGTCGCTTGGCGGCAACCTGGTCATGCCGGGCTTTACCGCACCGAAACTTCAATGGGTGCGTGAAAACGAACCTGAGATCTTTGCACGAACCGCCAAAGTGCTGCTGCCGAAAGACTATGTCCGGTTCAGGCTGACCGGTGAATACGCGGGGGACATGTCGGACAGCGCAGGGACGCTTTGGCTGGATGTTGCAAAGCGGGATTGGAGCGACGACCTTCTTGCAGCAACAGGTCTGACACGCGCTCACATGCCACGGCTTGTGGAAGGCTCATCACCATCCGGCGTGCTGAAGCCGGATCTTTGCGCCCGCTGGGGTATTGAAAAAGCTCCTGTCGTCGCGGGCGGTGGTGGCGACAACGCAGCCTCCGCATGTGGAGTAGGGGCCGTCGAACCAGGGTCGGCCTTTGTATCGCTGGGGACGTCGGGCGTTCTCTTCGTTACAAATGACCGGTTTTCACCAAATGTTGCAGGCGCAGTTCACGCGTTTTGCCACGCCGTACCGGACACGTGGCACCAGATGGGGGTGATCCTGTCGGCAACCGACAGTCTGAATTGGCTGGCGGGTGTCTTGAAAAAGACACCAGCGGCACTGACCGGTGAACTTTCGAAAGTGTCGGCGCCTTCGGCGGTTTCATTCCTGCCCTATTTGGGCGGTGAGCGGACGCCGCACAATGACGTCGACATCCGCGCGGGGTTTTTCGGGATCTCGCATGACACCGGCGATGCAGAACTGACCCATGCAGTGCTCGATGGTGTTGCCTTCGCTTTGAAGGATTGCCTTGAGGCCTTGAGTGTCGCTGGCACGCGTGTCGACCGGCTGCTGGCGGTGGGCGGTGGATCGCGCTCCGACACCTGGCTGGAAATCATTGCCAGCCTGTTGAACGTGACCGTGGACGTTCCGGTCGACGGAGATTTTGGCGGATCGCTCGGGGCTGCACGCCTTGGCCAAGCAGCTGCTCTTGGGACGACGGAGGGTATTTTTTCAAAACCATCCATCAAGGCCAGCATAGAGCCCCGACCCGCGCTGACAGAATCATACGCTGAGGCCTACGGGCGCTGGCGCAAGCTTTATCCGGCTCTGAAGCAGTCCGGTTTCTGA
- a CDS encoding ATP-binding cassette domain-containing protein, with the protein MDAPLVELKDMCISFGGVRAVDHVSVDLYPGEVVGLLGHNGAGKSTLIKMLSGAYKSDSGEIRINGKEVHIHSPRDARAQNIETIYQTLALADNLDAASNMFLGRELTSPLGFVDDDAMEAETRKIMGRLNPNFKKFHAPVKALSGGQRQSVAIARAVYFNAKILIMDEPTAALGVHETQMVAELIQELKKQGLGIFLISHDIHDVFQLCDRIAVMKNGQLVGTAKTTDVTDDDVLGMIILGKCPSGATPGPGALVDDTVVG; encoded by the coding sequence ATGGACGCACCTCTCGTAGAACTGAAAGACATGTGCATCTCCTTTGGCGGTGTGCGCGCTGTGGACCATGTGTCTGTCGATCTTTACCCGGGCGAAGTCGTTGGTCTTCTGGGCCACAACGGCGCCGGCAAGTCCACACTGATCAAGATGCTGTCGGGTGCTTACAAGTCCGACAGCGGCGAGATCCGCATCAATGGCAAGGAAGTTCATATTCATTCGCCGCGGGACGCGCGCGCGCAAAACATCGAGACCATCTACCAGACGCTGGCTTTGGCGGACAATCTCGATGCAGCGTCGAACATGTTCCTCGGCCGTGAACTGACATCGCCGCTCGGCTTTGTCGATGACGATGCGATGGAAGCCGAAACCCGCAAGATCATGGGGCGTCTCAACCCGAATTTCAAAAAGTTCCATGCGCCGGTGAAGGCTCTTTCTGGCGGTCAGCGTCAGTCTGTGGCAATTGCCCGTGCGGTCTACTTCAACGCCAAGATCCTGATCATGGACGAACCGACGGCAGCGCTCGGTGTTCATGAAACGCAAATGGTTGCGGAGTTGATCCAGGAACTGAAGAAGCAGGGTCTGGGCATCTTCCTGATCAGCCACGACATTCATGATGTCTTTCAGCTGTGTGACCGGATTGCCGTCATGAAAAACGGCCAACTGGTCGGGACAGCCAAAACGACGGATGTCACCGATGACGACGTGCTTGGCATGATCATCCTCGGCAAATGCCCCTCCGGCGCGACACCGGGCCCTGGTGCCCTTGTCGATGACACGGTGGTCGGATAA
- a CDS encoding sugar ABC transporter permease has product MSDTALSGSKGPTARNIFAALQLDTRLLGMIGAFIVLCLAFNVFTDGRFLTPRNIFNLTIQTVSVAIMATGMVFVIVTRHIDLSVGSLLATVAAVMAVVQTDILPPILGLGHPGIWILAILIGVVVGATIGAFQGWMIGYLGIPAFIVTLGGLLVWRNVAWFITSGQTIGPLDETFTMIGGIGGTMGETASWIFGLLAVAAAIWLQVASRRRKSAHGFPVKPAWAEATMGAITTIAILGFVWILNSYDIPKARLKRIFEANGETLPEGLTMGYGIPYSVLLLIVVAVVMTIVARRTRLGRYIFATGGNPDAAELSGINTRFLTVKVFALMGGLAALAGAVAAARLGFSTNDIGTLDELRVIAAAVIGGTALAGGVGTIYGAILGALIMQSLQSGMAMVGVDAPLQNIVVGTVLVLAVLVDIIYRKRTGD; this is encoded by the coding sequence ATGTCCGACACTGCACTGTCGGGGTCCAAAGGCCCGACAGCACGAAACATCTTTGCCGCGTTGCAGCTCGATACTCGGCTGCTTGGCATGATCGGCGCGTTCATTGTCCTTTGTTTAGCGTTCAATGTGTTCACGGACGGCCGGTTTCTTACACCGCGTAACATCTTCAACCTGACGATCCAGACCGTATCCGTGGCCATCATGGCAACCGGCATGGTGTTCGTCATCGTCACCCGACACATCGATTTGTCCGTCGGCTCCCTGCTTGCAACCGTCGCGGCGGTCATGGCGGTCGTGCAGACAGACATCCTGCCGCCAATCCTCGGGCTGGGTCATCCAGGTATCTGGATCCTGGCGATCCTGATCGGCGTGGTCGTCGGTGCCACCATCGGTGCCTTTCAGGGATGGATGATCGGTTATCTGGGCATCCCGGCTTTCATCGTCACGCTCGGCGGCCTTCTGGTCTGGCGAAATGTGGCATGGTTCATCACCTCCGGCCAGACAATCGGTCCGCTCGATGAAACCTTCACGATGATCGGCGGCATCGGCGGCACGATGGGCGAAACCGCATCGTGGATCTTCGGACTGTTGGCCGTTGCTGCTGCAATTTGGCTGCAGGTGGCATCCAGGCGCCGCAAGTCCGCGCACGGATTTCCGGTGAAGCCCGCATGGGCCGAAGCCACGATGGGGGCGATCACAACGATTGCGATCCTCGGGTTCGTCTGGATCCTGAATTCCTACGACATTCCAAAGGCGCGCCTGAAGCGGATCTTCGAAGCCAATGGCGAGACCCTCCCTGAAGGGCTCACAATGGGCTACGGCATCCCCTATTCGGTGCTGCTTTTGATCGTGGTTGCGGTGGTGATGACCATCGTTGCGCGTCGAACCCGGCTCGGACGCTATATCTTTGCAACGGGTGGAAACCCGGATGCAGCCGAGTTGTCGGGCATCAACACCCGGTTCCTGACAGTCAAGGTCTTCGCACTTATGGGCGGTCTTGCTGCTCTGGCAGGTGCGGTTGCAGCAGCACGCCTCGGCTTTTCGACCAACGATATCGGCACGCTCGATGAGCTTCGTGTCATTGCAGCAGCCGTAATTGGTGGAACCGCGCTGGCGGGTGGTGTCGGGACGATCTACGGCGCGATCCTGGGGGCATTGATCATGCAATCATTGCAATCTGGAATGGCCATGGTCGGCGTCGATGCACCGCTTCAGAACATCGTGGTCGGAACCGTCCTGGTTCTCGCGGTTCTGGTCGACATCATCTATCGCAAGCGCACGGGGGACTGA
- the xylF gene encoding D-xylose ABC transporter substrate-binding protein, whose amino-acid sequence MRKITTLLAGALLSATALTAANADDVVVGVSWSNFQEERWKTDEAAIKGALDAAGAKYISADAQSSSAKQLSDVEALIAQGATALIILAQDAQAIGPAVQAAADEGIPVVGYDRLIDDPRAFYLTFDNVEVGRMQAAEVLAAAPKGNYVMIKGSPTDPNADFLRGGQQEVLQAAIDSGDVKIVGEAYTDGWLPANAQRNMEQILTANDNKVDAVVASNDGTAGGVVAALTAQGMEGIPVSGQDGDHAALNRVAKGTQTVSVWKDARELGKAAGEIAVSLANGTEMSGVDGAAAWSSPSGSELTAKFLAPLPITKDNLSAVVDAGWITKDDLCQGVSGGPAPCN is encoded by the coding sequence ATGCGTAAAATCACCACTTTGCTGGCGGGCGCTCTGCTGTCCGCGACCGCTCTGACTGCCGCCAATGCAGACGACGTTGTTGTCGGCGTGAGCTGGTCCAACTTCCAGGAAGAGCGCTGGAAAACAGACGAAGCAGCCATCAAGGGCGCTTTGGATGCTGCTGGCGCGAAATACATCTCCGCCGATGCGCAGAGCTCTTCCGCAAAGCAGCTGTCTGACGTTGAAGCCCTGATTGCTCAGGGCGCGACCGCACTGATCATCCTGGCTCAGGATGCGCAGGCGATCGGCCCGGCTGTTCAGGCTGCAGCTGACGAAGGTATCCCGGTCGTGGGCTATGACCGCCTGATCGACGACCCGCGCGCTTTTTATCTGACTTTCGACAACGTCGAAGTTGGCCGTATGCAGGCTGCTGAAGTTCTGGCTGCTGCGCCGAAAGGCAACTACGTCATGATCAAGGGCTCCCCGACTGACCCGAATGCAGACTTCCTCCGCGGTGGTCAGCAGGAAGTTCTGCAGGCAGCTATCGACTCCGGCGACGTGAAGATCGTTGGCGAGGCCTACACCGACGGTTGGCTTCCGGCGAATGCTCAGCGGAACATGGAACAGATCCTAACGGCAAACGACAACAAGGTTGACGCCGTTGTTGCTTCCAATGACGGCACCGCAGGTGGTGTTGTCGCAGCTCTGACAGCTCAGGGCATGGAAGGCATCCCGGTCTCCGGTCAGGACGGCGACCACGCTGCACTGAACCGTGTTGCCAAGGGCACTCAAACGGTTTCCGTTTGGAAAGACGCTCGTGAGCTCGGCAAGGCTGCCGGTGAAATCGCAGTGTCGCTCGCAAACGGCACCGAAATGAGCGGTGTTGACGGTGCTGCCGCTTGGTCGTCTCCGTCCGGTTCCGAGCTGACAGCCAAATTCCTGGCTCCGCTGCCGATCACCAAGGACAACTTGAGCGCTGTTGTAGATGCAGGCTGGATCACCAAGGACGACCTCTGCCAGGGCGTTTCCGGTGGCCCGGCACCTTGTAACTAA
- a CDS encoding ROK family transcriptional regulator, producing the protein MTRKADRDQIRRQNRSIVLQALRRNGPMARIDLGHMTRLSPATVTAITSDLLDQGLILSLESEEPKTHQARGRPRTLLKLNPDAVYTVGVRLSVNHIDMSLVNFAGEVTQDKRAYFDSETADAQSFPKTLVDAIRDFLQEAGVGPSRVREIGVAAQGVVETESGIVSWSPAFAGRKIPVVDPLRTAFGADCYISNDTNMITEALHWSDPNRYSGTFAVIMLDYGVGMGLYLNNQLFSGASGTAAEFGHANHIPGGALCRCGKRGCLEAYLSDYALVRAASHMPETTDPITIDAGVSGLARLIELASSGDDDARTAFHEAGRVLGYGLARVIAMIDPKRVVLTGAAMRAFSFMEKGMWEGLEEALVADLRNNFSLDVMPWNEDFIRSGLIAQSMERLDKDFLGTDSLPGERAASSGKKVSA; encoded by the coding sequence ATGACACGCAAGGCGGACCGGGATCAGATCCGGCGGCAAAATCGTAGTATTGTACTTCAGGCCCTGCGCCGGAACGGTCCCATGGCACGGATCGATCTCGGCCATATGACACGCCTCAGTCCGGCGACTGTCACGGCCATTACCTCTGACTTGCTGGACCAGGGATTGATCCTCAGTCTGGAAAGTGAGGAGCCCAAAACACATCAGGCGCGTGGCCGTCCACGCACCTTGCTGAAACTCAATCCCGATGCGGTTTACACCGTAGGCGTGCGCTTGTCGGTGAACCATATCGACATGTCTCTGGTCAATTTTGCCGGAGAAGTCACGCAAGACAAACGTGCCTATTTCGACAGTGAGACCGCAGACGCGCAGAGTTTCCCCAAGACGCTTGTGGATGCCATCAGAGATTTTCTGCAGGAGGCCGGTGTCGGCCCGTCGCGTGTCAGGGAAATCGGAGTTGCCGCCCAAGGGGTTGTGGAAACAGAAAGCGGAATTGTGTCGTGGAGCCCTGCATTCGCGGGTAGAAAAATCCCCGTGGTCGACCCCCTGCGCACAGCCTTTGGTGCCGACTGCTACATCTCCAACGACACCAACATGATCACCGAAGCGCTCCACTGGTCCGATCCCAACCGCTATAGCGGCACATTTGCGGTGATCATGCTGGACTACGGTGTCGGAATGGGGCTCTACCTCAACAATCAGCTGTTTTCCGGCGCAAGCGGCACCGCGGCCGAATTCGGCCACGCCAACCACATTCCGGGCGGTGCTCTTTGCCGGTGCGGCAAAAGGGGATGCCTTGAGGCCTACCTTTCCGACTATGCGCTGGTTCGCGCAGCGTCCCACATGCCGGAAACCACCGATCCGATCACCATTGATGCAGGCGTCAGTGGTCTTGCAAGGCTGATAGAGCTCGCAAGTTCTGGAGACGACGACGCCCGCACAGCCTTTCATGAGGCTGGCCGCGTTCTGGGTTACGGTCTTGCCCGGGTGATTGCCATGATCGATCCGAAACGGGTGGTTCTGACCGGTGCGGCAATGCGTGCGTTTTCATTCATGGAAAAGGGCATGTGGGAAGGGCTCGAGGAAGCACTTGTGGCCGATCTGAGGAACAACTTTTCGCTCGACGTCATGCCCTGGAATGAAGATTTTATCCGCAGTGGCCTTATCGCTCAGTCCATGGAACGGCTCGACAAGGACTTTCTGGGGACAGATTCGCTGCCAGGAGAGCGTGCGGCAAGTTCTGGGAAGAAGGTGTCCGCATGA
- a CDS encoding di-heme oxidoredictase family protein, with protein MTYAKKLTLPATVLTTMMASTAVADPDVLPWSERAIQEDVDIDALAASGRDPLEILLPLGESLFSAKFTTLDGAGRPDATGAIVPTKVRRRSHLAFQRLAGPDANACASCHNEPVTGGAGSFTANVFVSEGFESADFDTIDPQFSNERNTNALQGAGLIELLAREMTAELRAQRKSVLAEARKSGQAEEIDLVSKGVTFGTLTAFPDGTLDVSGLEGIDDDLTLRPFSQKGVFSSLRQFTVNAMNAHHGIQPSERFGSTWTGTDDHDLDGFADEMSPGQISALVAFQATLPAPTRKENLPDVWQEAADKGEKVFADIGCASCHIPALPLDSLVFHDPGPIDTAGTLRQSDMATPLALDLATLDWVQALPRDENGRVLVPLYGDLKRHKIADAANDTFGNELLAQRFVARDVFITAELWGIGSTAPYGHRGDLTTLNEVIRAHGGEATESRKSYETLEEAERQAVIAFLRSLEIAE; from the coding sequence ATGACGTACGCCAAAAAGCTCACACTACCGGCAACCGTTCTGACGACCATGATGGCCAGCACTGCGGTCGCGGACCCCGATGTTCTGCCGTGGAGCGAAAGGGCAATTCAGGAGGATGTCGATATCGATGCACTGGCCGCATCCGGTCGGGATCCTCTTGAGATACTGCTGCCCCTGGGTGAAAGCCTGTTTTCCGCCAAATTCACCACGCTTGACGGCGCAGGACGCCCGGACGCCACCGGCGCGATTGTTCCAACCAAGGTGCGCAGGCGCTCGCATTTGGCGTTTCAGCGTTTGGCTGGGCCCGACGCCAATGCCTGTGCCTCCTGCCACAATGAGCCGGTGACGGGCGGTGCCGGGTCATTTACCGCAAATGTCTTTGTATCGGAGGGCTTTGAAAGCGCTGACTTCGATACGATCGACCCGCAGTTTTCCAACGAACGCAACACCAATGCGTTGCAGGGTGCGGGACTGATTGAGCTGCTTGCGCGTGAAATGACCGCAGAATTGCGGGCTCAAAGAAAGTCTGTTCTGGCAGAGGCCCGCAAAAGCGGGCAAGCCGAGGAGATCGACCTTGTATCCAAGGGCGTCACCTTCGGCACGTTGACCGCATTTCCTGACGGCACACTGGATGTTTCCGGCCTTGAAGGCATCGACGATGATCTGACCCTTCGGCCCTTCAGCCAGAAGGGGGTATTCTCGTCTCTCCGGCAGTTTACGGTGAACGCCATGAACGCTCACCACGGGATACAGCCAAGTGAGCGTTTCGGTAGCACCTGGACGGGCACGGACGATCACGACCTGGACGGCTTTGCTGACGAAATGTCGCCTGGACAGATATCAGCCCTGGTTGCTTTCCAGGCAACGCTGCCAGCACCAACTCGCAAGGAAAACCTGCCGGATGTCTGGCAAGAGGCAGCCGACAAAGGTGAAAAGGTCTTTGCAGATATCGGATGTGCCTCCTGCCATATTCCCGCTTTACCGCTCGATAGCCTTGTATTTCATGATCCGGGACCAATCGATACTGCCGGGACACTGAGACAAAGCGATATGGCGACGCCGCTTGCGCTTGATCTGGCCACTCTGGACTGGGTTCAGGCGTTGCCAAGGGATGAAAACGGTCGTGTTCTGGTGCCACTTTACGGCGATTTGAAACGTCATAAGATCGCGGACGCGGCCAACGACACGTTTGGCAACGAACTTCTTGCGCAGCGTTTCGTTGCGCGGGATGTCTTCATTACCGCCGAACTTTGGGGCATAGGCAGCACGGCACCATATGGACACCGCGGTGATCTGACGACGCTGAACGAAGTGATCCGCGCCCATGGCGGCGAGGCCACAGAAAGCCGGAAGAGCTATGAGACCCTTGAGGAGGCCGAGCGGCAGGCTGTAATTGCATTCCTGCGCAGTCTGGAGATCGCCGAATGA
- a CDS encoding CRTAC1 family protein produces MTRLSLSLALCALANAASGSFIGAGAEERPSSLAPVPVFSEEAQSAGIDHTYDGAWEFFVGGGTAIFDCNGDRSPDLFIAGGKNPAALFRNESQTAGALKFVPVKSGLTAKQASKVLGAYPLDFNNDDTLDLVLLRLGENLLLEGKGDCRFEVANRALGFDGGREWTTAFSATYEAEQDFPTLAFGNYVDRSAPGSPWGTCHDNFLFRPESAADGSVKYSEANRLSPGFCTLSILFTDWNRSGEPALRISNDRHYYRGGEEQLWSVPPGRPPRPFRRADGWQHLKIWGMGIASIDLDVDGFPEYALTSMGDTKLQKLDGEDDETVPVYQDIAFDLGVTAHRPYAGDDLKPSTGWHSEFQDVNNDGLWDLYIAKGNVEAMPDFAAYDPDNLLIGQWDGKFTEVGDQAGIGLDRRGRGAGLADFNSDGLLDLIVVNRAAPVSLFRNLGQGSVDTPKPLGNWLAVDIRQPGQPNARAVGAKISVKTGNRTVVKDIQIGAGHASGQMGFVHFGLGVAERANVRIKWPDGDWSHGYRVFANGHVIIERGAEKAKLWYPE; encoded by the coding sequence ATGACCCGATTGAGCCTTTCTCTTGCGCTCTGCGCTCTGGCAAACGCGGCTTCCGGATCATTCATCGGAGCTGGCGCAGAAGAACGCCCATCATCTCTTGCGCCCGTTCCAGTCTTTTCAGAAGAAGCACAGTCGGCCGGTATCGACCACACCTATGACGGCGCGTGGGAGTTTTTTGTCGGTGGCGGCACGGCCATTTTCGACTGCAACGGTGACCGTAGCCCTGATCTATTTATCGCCGGGGGCAAAAATCCAGCTGCACTGTTTCGAAATGAAAGTCAGACCGCCGGAGCCTTGAAGTTTGTTCCGGTTAAAAGCGGCTTGACCGCCAAGCAGGCGAGCAAAGTGCTCGGTGCCTATCCGCTCGATTTCAACAATGACGACACTTTGGACCTTGTCCTGCTTCGACTTGGTGAAAACCTGCTCCTGGAGGGCAAGGGCGACTGCCGGTTCGAGGTTGCAAACAGGGCCCTTGGTTTTGACGGTGGGCGCGAATGGACAACTGCCTTCTCGGCCACCTACGAAGCAGAACAGGACTTTCCAACTCTTGCTTTTGGCAACTATGTGGATCGGTCTGCTCCGGGGTCGCCCTGGGGAACCTGCCACGACAACTTTCTCTTTCGACCGGAAAGCGCAGCTGATGGCAGCGTGAAATACTCTGAGGCCAATCGCCTTTCGCCCGGCTTCTGCACACTTTCAATTCTCTTTACCGACTGGAACCGATCCGGCGAACCCGCGTTGAGAATATCGAACGACCGACACTATTACCGAGGCGGTGAAGAGCAGCTCTGGTCGGTGCCTCCCGGACGGCCTCCACGGCCGTTCCGGCGGGCAGACGGATGGCAGCATCTGAAAATCTGGGGCATGGGCATTGCGTCCATCGACCTGGACGTAGATGGGTTCCCGGAATATGCCCTGACAAGCATGGGTGACACCAAGCTGCAGAAACTCGATGGCGAAGACGACGAAACCGTTCCCGTTTACCAGGATATCGCCTTCGACCTTGGGGTGACTGCCCACAGGCCCTATGCGGGAGACGACCTGAAACCATCTACCGGTTGGCATTCGGAGTTTCAGGACGTCAACAATGACGGGCTCTGGGATCTTTACATTGCCAAGGGCAACGTCGAGGCCATGCCTGACTTCGCTGCCTATGACCCGGACAATCTGCTGATTGGCCAATGGGACGGCAAATTCACCGAGGTCGGCGATCAAGCGGGCATCGGCCTTGACCGAAGAGGCCGCGGGGCAGGCCTGGCCGATTTCAATTCCGACGGCTTGCTCGACCTGATTGTCGTGAACCGTGCGGCACCCGTTAGCTTGTTCCGCAATCTGGGTCAGGGCTCAGTCGACACTCCCAAGCCGCTTGGAAACTGGCTCGCCGTCGACATTCGGCAGCCCGGGCAGCCGAACGCAAGGGCCGTTGGTGCCAAGATCAGTGTCAAGACCGGCAACCGGACTGTGGTCAAAGATATACAGATCGGGGCAGGTCATGCATCTGGCCAGATGGGCTTTGTACATTTTGGGCTTGGTGTTGCAGAACGCGCCAATGTCCGGATCAAATGGCCGGATGGTGATTGGAGCCACGGTTATCGGGTCTTCGCCAACGGGCACGTCATCATCGAGCGTGGCGCCGAGAAGGCCAAGTTATGGTATCCGGAATAG